In the genome of Fulvivirga maritima, one region contains:
- the recN gene encoding DNA repair protein RecN translates to MLKHLLIKNYALIQHLEIDPSANLNIITGETGAGKSIMLGAVGLLLGNRADTKSLLDESSKCIIEGQFDIKEYQLEKLFDEEDLDYAPLSIFRREISPSGKSRAFINDTPVTLDILKKLSTRLMDVHSQHETLHLGKHNYQLAFVDAYAGTTALRQAYRSKFQAYKKALQKLEALKKENAEVGKEADFNNFLLSELTKAELKAGEQEELEASLEVMEHAEEIKTKLNESLATLSDGEFAAISGLQQAKTLVSQLKTYAKSYESISERLESTFIELKDIINEIEKEEDSVEFDPEEIQITQERLSLIYSLQQKHQVSGISELLEIQADLESKANRFNNLDDEIQSAEAEVKQYQEAAQKEAEALSQKRQKVFTALEKELKTLLAQVGIPDASINITNEVVALGDHGIDQVNILFSANKGIAPQELSKSASGGEFSRLMFCVKYILADKISMPTIIFDEIDTGVSGEIALKLGDMMKRMAENHQVITISHLPQVAAKGSKHYFVFKDNTSDKAISKIKALDEEERISEIAKMIGGDKPSETAFQSARELLQVTS, encoded by the coding sequence ATGCTCAAACATCTATTAATTAAAAATTACGCTCTTATTCAACATCTGGAGATAGACCCTTCAGCTAATCTGAATATCATCACAGGAGAAACCGGTGCTGGTAAGTCTATTATGTTAGGAGCCGTAGGATTATTGCTTGGTAACAGAGCTGATACCAAATCATTATTAGATGAAAGTAGTAAATGTATAATCGAAGGCCAATTTGATATCAAAGAATATCAACTAGAAAAACTTTTTGATGAAGAAGACCTTGATTATGCCCCTCTGTCCATTTTCAGAAGAGAAATAAGCCCTTCTGGCAAGTCACGTGCGTTTATTAATGATACACCTGTAACGCTAGACATACTCAAAAAGCTCAGCACCAGGCTTATGGATGTGCACTCTCAGCACGAGACACTACATTTAGGCAAACATAATTACCAGCTTGCCTTTGTAGATGCTTATGCAGGAACCACCGCACTAAGACAAGCTTACAGAAGTAAATTCCAAGCCTATAAAAAGGCTCTTCAAAAGCTGGAAGCGCTAAAGAAGGAAAATGCTGAAGTAGGTAAAGAAGCGGATTTTAATAACTTCTTACTCTCTGAACTCACAAAAGCAGAGCTCAAAGCTGGAGAGCAGGAAGAGCTTGAAGCATCATTAGAGGTGATGGAGCATGCTGAAGAGATCAAGACCAAGCTCAACGAATCATTAGCCACCCTTTCTGACGGGGAGTTCGCTGCCATTAGTGGTTTGCAGCAAGCTAAAACGCTGGTTAGTCAGCTAAAAACATACGCCAAAAGCTATGAATCAATATCTGAAAGACTCGAAAGCACATTTATAGAGCTCAAGGACATCATAAACGAGATTGAAAAGGAAGAAGACTCAGTAGAGTTTGATCCTGAGGAGATCCAAATTACACAAGAAAGGCTTAGCCTCATTTACTCACTACAACAAAAACATCAGGTAAGCGGCATTAGCGAACTGTTAGAAATACAGGCTGATTTAGAAAGCAAAGCCAATAGGTTTAATAACCTGGATGATGAGATTCAAAGTGCAGAAGCTGAGGTAAAACAATACCAGGAAGCAGCCCAAAAAGAAGCGGAAGCCTTAAGTCAAAAAAGGCAAAAGGTCTTCACTGCTCTGGAAAAGGAACTTAAAACATTACTAGCTCAGGTCGGCATTCCTGATGCTTCTATAAATATCACTAATGAAGTGGTAGCACTGGGAGATCATGGTATAGATCAGGTTAATATTCTATTCAGTGCTAACAAAGGTATAGCGCCACAGGAGCTCTCCAAATCTGCCTCAGGAGGTGAATTTTCAAGGCTCATGTTTTGCGTGAAATACATCCTGGCAGATAAAATATCTATGCCTACCATCATTTTTGATGAGATAGACACCGGAGTTTCTGGAGAAATAGCATTAAAGCTAGGTGATATGATGAAGAGAATGGCCGAGAACCACCAGGTGATTACCATTAGCCACTTGCCTCAGGTAGCCGCCAAAGGCAGCAAGCATTATTTTGTATTTAAAGATAATACTTCTGATAAGGCCATTAGTAAAATTAAAGCTTTAGATGAAGAGGAAAGAATATCTGAAATAGCCAAAATGATAGGTGGAGACAAACCGTCAGAAACGGCCTTCCAAAGTGCGCGTGAATTACTGCAGGTAACTTCCTGA
- a CDS encoding STM4015 family protein, which translates to MISENASSFNNKPVVDFEGTISPDKAYRIRIDYDSEVTFGSLIKQFCEDPNAQQVEEIILGNWFGDVSEPEESNFPVDALVENKDKLPNLKYIFLGDITYEECEISWIENADVNSIFKAYPELKYFKVRGGNGLSFGELKHDALETLIVETGGLGAGSIDELAKAELPNLKHFEIWTGDENYGWDGNINTFKPFFSKDKFPKLEYLGLCDCDITDQIAVALKDASVLDIISTLDLSRGTLGDEGAAALLANKKIENLKFLNLRFHYMSSKMTEKISALPVEVNVGDQQEEEEYGRYVEVSE; encoded by the coding sequence ATGATTAGTGAAAACGCATCATCATTCAATAACAAGCCCGTTGTTGATTTTGAAGGAACAATTAGCCCAGACAAAGCCTATCGTATTCGTATAGATTATGATAGTGAAGTAACTTTTGGCTCATTGATAAAGCAGTTTTGTGAAGACCCGAATGCTCAGCAAGTAGAAGAAATCATTTTAGGTAACTGGTTTGGAGATGTATCAGAGCCCGAAGAGTCTAATTTCCCAGTTGATGCTTTAGTAGAAAATAAGGACAAACTACCTAACCTTAAATACATCTTTCTTGGAGATATTACTTATGAAGAATGTGAAATCTCCTGGATAGAAAACGCTGATGTAAACTCAATATTTAAAGCTTATCCTGAGCTTAAATATTTCAAAGTAAGAGGAGGAAACGGCCTTTCTTTTGGAGAATTAAAGCATGATGCTTTAGAAACTCTGATAGTAGAAACCGGAGGGCTGGGGGCTGGCAGCATTGATGAGTTAGCGAAAGCTGAGCTTCCTAACCTTAAGCATTTTGAAATCTGGACTGGTGATGAAAATTATGGTTGGGATGGTAATATTAATACCTTTAAGCCATTTTTCTCTAAAGACAAATTCCCTAAACTAGAGTATTTAGGCTTGTGTGATTGTGATATCACTGATCAAATAGCAGTGGCCTTAAAAGACGCTTCAGTACTTGATATTATCTCTACTTTGGATTTATCCAGAGGTACGCTGGGAGATGAGGGTGCTGCCGCTTTATTAGCCAACAAAAAAATAGAGAACCTTAAGTTTTTGAATCTCAGATTCCACTATATGTCTTCTAAAATGACTGAAAAAATAAGTGCTCTTCCTGTAGAGGTTAACGTAGGTGACCAGCAAGAGGAAGAAGAGTATGGTAGATATGTAGAAGTAAGCGAATAA
- a CDS encoding STM4014 family protein → MQLVLIGNPENRRSQFLKEAVNHKLLPPLLIISYESLLENPEILHTLPDSGWLKIDSPGENFKVYKQILALAPDESRYNHIPAHEALQLPYDEGRIYYSHQWYAGFKILLHKIELALKNKPGLRLVNSIDSIELFFDKIASKHMLSKNAIATPAFLDEILHYDHLHQVLEQKKHQQVFIKLAHGSSGAGVLAYRKNKKGQEMLTTSVELVNEGDSVKLYNSLKIRRYTDYKEIRTIINILAKERIYAEQWIPKASQSGGFFDLRCVTIGGEPTHMVMRQSRSPITNLHLGNARGDLSYLKQSMSDEQWKNIMTLARKTAHTFNDARLIGLDILLPPKLDKPMIIEANAFGDLLPRILHGNENTYEATVSYLLQEKK, encoded by the coding sequence ATGCAGCTGGTACTCATCGGCAACCCAGAAAACCGAAGAAGCCAGTTTTTAAAGGAGGCAGTAAACCACAAGTTACTGCCTCCTTTGCTTATAATCTCTTATGAAAGCCTTTTAGAAAACCCAGAAATATTACACACTCTACCTGACAGCGGGTGGCTTAAAATTGATTCTCCTGGAGAAAACTTCAAGGTTTATAAGCAAATACTCGCTTTGGCTCCTGATGAAAGCAGGTATAATCACATTCCTGCGCATGAAGCCCTTCAGCTTCCTTATGATGAAGGACGCATCTATTACAGCCATCAATGGTATGCTGGGTTTAAAATATTGCTTCACAAAATAGAACTCGCACTAAAAAATAAGCCTGGGCTGAGGTTAGTAAACTCAATTGACAGCATTGAGTTGTTCTTCGACAAAATAGCATCTAAACATATGCTTAGTAAAAATGCTATTGCCACTCCTGCTTTTTTAGATGAAATTCTGCATTATGACCACCTGCACCAGGTACTGGAACAAAAAAAACATCAGCAGGTGTTTATAAAATTAGCGCATGGCTCTAGTGGGGCAGGTGTTTTGGCTTACAGAAAAAATAAAAAAGGCCAGGAGATGCTCACTACTTCCGTAGAATTGGTTAATGAAGGAGATAGTGTCAAACTCTACAATTCATTAAAAATAAGGAGATATACTGACTATAAAGAAATCAGAACCATAATAAACATCTTAGCTAAAGAACGCATTTATGCAGAGCAGTGGATTCCCAAAGCCAGCCAGTCGGGCGGCTTTTTCGACTTACGCTGCGTTACCATTGGAGGGGAGCCTACGCATATGGTTATGAGGCAAAGCCGCTCCCCTATCACCAATTTGCACCTGGGCAATGCCAGAGGCGATCTTAGCTACCTCAAACAATCCATGAGCGATGAACAATGGAAAAATATAATGACTCTAGCCAGAAAAACAGCTCATACTTTTAATGATGCCAGGCTAATAGGGTTAGATATTTTGCTCCCTCCTAAACTGGATAAGCCCATGATTATAGAAGCTAATGCTTTCGGTGACCTTTTACCTCGTATTTTACATGGAAATGAAAATACTTATGAAGCCACGGTGAGCTATTTGTTACAAGAAAAAAAATAG
- a CDS encoding HAD family hydrolase, translated as MTHTQAIIFDLDNTLINRDRAFQACIKDYLSNNGYESITIDWEEVMIQDQEGHANRLDFCDWFISAHQLDSTKEELWQYLQTNIASHISPDVKVIELLEHLSSSAITLKLLTNGGVKNQQQKIINAELHRFFSNADIYISEATGYSKPGLQGFENVLNDLHLPAEKVMMVGDQLYIDLYPAKRLGMQVCWVHNSKSQSSTPPFVDLRVSHPIELKEHIKA; from the coding sequence ATGACGCATACTCAAGCTATAATATTCGACTTAGATAACACTTTAATTAATAGAGATCGCGCCTTTCAGGCATGTATAAAAGATTACCTGTCTAATAACGGCTACGAATCAATAACCATTGATTGGGAAGAAGTAATGATTCAGGACCAGGAAGGCCATGCTAACCGGCTAGACTTCTGCGACTGGTTTATTAGCGCTCATCAATTAGACTCCACTAAAGAAGAGCTTTGGCAATACCTTCAAACCAACATTGCCAGCCATATCTCGCCTGATGTTAAGGTCATCGAACTATTAGAGCATCTTTCTTCCTCCGCCATCACTTTAAAGCTACTGACCAACGGAGGTGTTAAAAATCAACAGCAAAAAATCATCAATGCGGAGCTACACCGTTTCTTTAGCAATGCAGATATTTATATTTCTGAGGCCACCGGATATTCAAAACCCGGCTTACAGGGATTCGAAAATGTACTAAATGACCTACATTTGCCTGCGGAAAAAGTGATGATGGTAGGAGATCAATTATATATAGACCTTTATCCGGCCAAGCGGCTGGGAATGCAAGTCTGCTGGGTTCATAATAGTAAATCGCAGAGCTCAACACCTCCTTTTGTAGATCTAAGAGTGAGCCATCCTATAGAATTAAAAGAGCATATTAAAGCCTAA
- a CDS encoding STM4013/SEN3800 family hydrolase codes for MFEGTEIVGKKSIVLITLDTLRYDVAQQLFLDGETPNLAKMLPASGWEKRHAPGSFTYASHHAFFAGFLPTPADNPKAPRLFAAKFAGSETATQGTYVFETPNIVMGLEEAGYHTICIGGVGFFNKQTALSQQFPGMFQESHWQTSFGVTDPSSTENQFKKAADCLSHLSDDQHFFLFINISAIHQPNHFYLTDTEEDTKASHAAALKYVDSQLPLLFSSLKQRGETFCIFCSDHGTTYGEEGYTGHRLAHKHVWEVPYAEFLVK; via the coding sequence ATGTTTGAGGGAACGGAAATAGTGGGTAAAAAATCGATAGTGCTGATTACGCTGGACACCTTGCGCTATGATGTAGCTCAGCAACTATTTTTAGATGGAGAAACGCCTAATCTGGCCAAGATGCTCCCTGCTTCAGGCTGGGAAAAACGGCATGCTCCCGGAAGCTTTACCTACGCTTCTCACCATGCCTTCTTTGCCGGCTTTCTACCCACTCCAGCTGATAACCCTAAAGCTCCTCGCCTATTTGCGGCCAAATTTGCAGGTAGTGAAACCGCTACACAAGGCACCTATGTCTTTGAAACACCTAATATTGTTATGGGATTAGAAGAGGCTGGTTATCATACCATTTGCATAGGTGGAGTCGGTTTTTTCAACAAACAAACAGCACTGAGTCAGCAGTTTCCTGGCATGTTTCAGGAGAGCCACTGGCAAACAAGCTTTGGCGTTACTGATCCTTCTTCTACTGAAAATCAGTTTAAAAAAGCAGCTGATTGCCTTTCTCACTTAAGTGATGATCAACATTTTTTCTTGTTCATCAATATCTCTGCCATCCACCAGCCTAACCATTTTTATTTAACCGATACTGAAGAAGATACCAAAGCCTCTCATGCAGCGGCTTTAAAATATGTAGACAGCCAACTTCCACTCCTTTTTTCATCATTAAAGCAAAGAGGAGAAACTTTTTGTATTTTCTGTTCTGACCACGGCACCACTTATGGAGAAGAGGGTTATACCGGCCACAGATTGGCTCATAAGCATGTGTGGGAAGTTCCTTATGCAGAGTTTTTAGTGAAGTAG
- a CDS encoding STM4012 family radical SAM protein — translation MLSTKSLKERIATADYFQGYAYSYPHKTAYRAFEKPYSMQEVWQNEDKSALFLYLHVPFCEMRCGFCNLFTVANPKEGLYNPFIEQLKIQSEVTAQALGDFKVARAALGGGTPTYLSLEELEALFSILKKDWNLAPEQIPTMVEASPKTLTEEKLAFLKESGVTRLSMGVQSFIEEETKALGRPQSPKDLMHAIELLQRFNFPITNLDLIYGVQNQTPDSWKYSLETTVSYQPEEIFLYPLYVRPLTGLGKKSSHQEWTDFRIRLYRIGRDYLQANGYEQKSMRLFKRKNSALADQPEYHAQENGMVGLGVGARSYTKNLHYSSEYAVGSKSIKPIIQNFNQMTAQDFNQVPYGVILNDEEQKRRYIIKSLCEGSGLSYARYQAFFNSKVMSDFPELAQLFDLGFCQDNATGIYLNEEGHEHEDIIGPWLYSENTIQKSESYSLV, via the coding sequence ATGCTTTCAACAAAGAGTTTAAAAGAAAGAATAGCAACAGCAGACTATTTTCAGGGATATGCTTACTCCTATCCTCATAAAACGGCCTATCGAGCTTTTGAGAAGCCATATTCTATGCAAGAAGTATGGCAAAATGAGGATAAATCGGCCTTGTTTTTATATTTACATGTACCCTTTTGCGAAATGCGCTGTGGGTTCTGCAACCTTTTTACTGTTGCCAATCCTAAAGAAGGCCTTTATAATCCGTTTATAGAACAGCTGAAAATCCAGTCAGAAGTAACCGCTCAGGCCCTGGGGGACTTTAAAGTAGCCCGAGCAGCTTTAGGAGGTGGAACCCCCACTTACCTCAGCCTGGAAGAATTAGAAGCCCTTTTTTCTATTCTTAAAAAAGACTGGAATCTGGCACCTGAACAGATCCCGACCATGGTAGAAGCCTCTCCTAAAACATTAACGGAAGAGAAATTGGCCTTTTTAAAAGAATCTGGAGTAACCAGGCTCAGCATGGGAGTACAGAGCTTCATTGAAGAAGAAACAAAAGCCTTAGGGCGTCCGCAAAGTCCCAAAGATTTGATGCATGCCATTGAATTATTACAGCGGTTTAATTTCCCCATCACTAACCTTGACCTGATCTACGGAGTGCAAAACCAAACACCTGATAGCTGGAAGTACTCATTAGAGACCACGGTCAGTTATCAGCCAGAAGAAATTTTTCTTTACCCTCTTTACGTAAGACCTTTAACTGGCTTAGGCAAAAAAAGCAGCCACCAGGAGTGGACTGACTTCAGAATTAGGTTATATCGCATTGGCCGTGATTACCTGCAGGCAAATGGCTATGAGCAAAAAAGCATGCGCCTTTTCAAAAGAAAAAACAGCGCACTTGCAGATCAACCTGAATATCATGCTCAGGAAAATGGAATGGTAGGCCTTGGAGTAGGTGCCCGGTCATATACTAAAAATCTGCATTACAGCTCTGAATATGCTGTGGGAAGCAAAAGCATAAAGCCTATCATTCAAAATTTCAATCAAATGACCGCTCAGGATTTTAATCAGGTGCCTTATGGTGTTATTTTGAATGATGAAGAACAAAAAAGGCGATATATCATCAAGTCATTATGCGAAGGGTCAGGCCTTTCTTATGCCAGATATCAGGCCTTTTTCAACTCAAAAGTCATGAGCGACTTCCCTGAATTAGCTCAGCTTTTTGATCTTGGTTTCTGCCAGGATAATGCTACAGGCATCTATTTAAATGAAGAAGGGCATGAACACGAAGACATCATAGGACCATGGCTTTATTCTGAAAACACTATTCAAAAATCTGAATCCTATTCTTTAGTATGA
- a CDS encoding STM4011 family radical SAM protein, with amino-acid sequence MSKRWSILYRGSLSSCNYGCDYCPFAKTKNTREELAQDKAELDRFTQWAINRKEWIGILFTPWGEGLIRKHYQQAMTELSWAKNISKVAIQTNLSCPTQWMEKVNKETFALWATYHPTQISLEKFAEKCIELEAMNIRYSVGFVGFKEDLDMMEKLRSLLPNSVYLWVNANKKDPDYYAEEDFLRIERTDPHFRTNTVYHKSVGEACMAGHSVFSVDGEGNMTRCHFIKQRIGNIYDADFEDSLYQRPCSNNTCGCHIGYVHMDKLKQYNLYGKGVLERIPDQWNYENIKADS; translated from the coding sequence ATGAGTAAGCGCTGGTCCATTTTATACCGAGGCTCTCTTTCCAGCTGCAATTATGGCTGCGACTATTGCCCTTTTGCTAAAACTAAAAATACCAGGGAAGAACTCGCTCAAGACAAAGCTGAGCTAGACCGCTTTACGCAATGGGCCATCAACAGAAAAGAGTGGATAGGCATATTATTTACCCCTTGGGGAGAAGGACTCATTCGTAAGCACTACCAGCAGGCCATGACTGAGCTGAGTTGGGCTAAAAATATAAGCAAAGTAGCTATACAAACGAACCTCAGCTGCCCTACCCAATGGATGGAAAAAGTAAACAAAGAAACTTTTGCACTGTGGGCTACTTACCATCCTACTCAGATCAGTCTGGAGAAATTTGCAGAGAAATGCATAGAACTTGAGGCCATGAATATACGCTATAGTGTAGGCTTCGTGGGTTTTAAAGAAGACCTAGATATGATGGAAAAACTACGGTCTTTGCTCCCCAACTCTGTTTACTTATGGGTAAATGCTAACAAAAAAGATCCTGATTATTATGCTGAAGAAGATTTTTTAAGAATAGAGCGAACAGACCCCCATTTCCGCACCAATACCGTATATCATAAAAGTGTGGGAGAAGCATGTATGGCCGGGCATTCTGTATTTTCTGTAGACGGAGAAGGGAACATGACCCGATGCCATTTCATAAAGCAGCGCATAGGTAATATTTATGATGCTGATTTTGAAGATTCGCTTTATCAAAGACCATGCAGCAACAATACTTGCGGCTGCCATATAGGCTATGTGCATATGGACAAGCTAAAGCAATATAATCTATACGGAAAAGGCGTGTTAGAAAGAATTCCCGACCAATGGAATTATGAAAACATAAAAGCAGATTCCTGA
- a CDS encoding NAD(P)/FAD-dependent oxidoreductase: MEKETTYDVIVIGGSYAGLSAAMSLGRASMRTLIIDAGQPCNRQTPYSHNFITHDGTPPAEISQLARKQVLKYDSVTFQEDIAVSGRQIEAGFEITTEKGGIYRASKLVIATGMKDIMPEIKGFKDCWGISVIHCPYCHGYEYKGSKTGLFMNGEKAIEHALFINHWAGELTLFTNGTTDLPEAGIQKLKENNIAIVDTKITELLHHDGKLQHLQLADGQTVELEALYAALPMEQQSTIPEMLNCNFSESGHIAVNDFKQTSVAGVFAAGDNSSPMRSVANAVAAGNFAGAFISKEIIAERYSK; this comes from the coding sequence ATGGAAAAAGAAACTACATATGACGTTATAGTTATTGGAGGTAGCTATGCCGGGCTATCTGCTGCTATGAGTTTGGGCAGGGCATCTATGCGAACTTTGATTATAGATGCAGGCCAACCTTGTAATAGGCAAACGCCCTATTCACATAATTTTATCACTCATGATGGCACGCCTCCTGCGGAAATATCACAGCTAGCCCGTAAGCAGGTACTGAAGTATGATTCGGTAACTTTTCAGGAAGATATAGCTGTTTCAGGAAGGCAGATAGAGGCTGGGTTTGAAATTACTACAGAAAAAGGAGGTATATATAGAGCGAGTAAGCTGGTAATAGCTACCGGAATGAAAGATATAATGCCAGAAATCAAAGGCTTTAAAGACTGTTGGGGGATTTCAGTAATTCATTGTCCGTATTGCCATGGTTATGAGTATAAAGGAAGTAAAACAGGTCTTTTTATGAATGGGGAGAAGGCTATTGAGCATGCTCTTTTTATTAATCATTGGGCAGGAGAGTTAACGTTATTTACCAATGGCACGACTGACCTGCCAGAAGCGGGTATTCAAAAGCTTAAAGAAAATAATATTGCCATTGTTGATACAAAAATAACAGAGCTGCTACATCATGATGGTAAGCTTCAACATTTGCAGTTGGCTGATGGACAGACTGTGGAGCTGGAAGCTCTTTATGCAGCTTTACCTATGGAGCAGCAATCTACTATTCCGGAAATGCTCAATTGTAATTTCTCTGAGAGCGGACATATTGCTGTGAATGATTTTAAGCAGACCAGCGTAGCAGGAGTATTTGCCGCTGGCGATAATAGTAGCCCCATGCGTTCGGTGGCTAATGCGGTGGCTGCAGGTAATTTTGCAGGGGCTTTCATCAGTAAAGAAATCATTGCAGAGAGATACTCAAAATAA